One window of Sinorhizobium numidicum genomic DNA carries:
- a CDS encoding helix-turn-helix transcriptional regulator, with product MKESNEPALRRDANAEMVFEIDPASVRTEYELLRLMRRLIALYGFSHFMIARLPLAEQQRFSERLVLSNWPSELVRQYDAGEIFQTSALVEQLRQTKLPVTGGAELLEAARRAADRVPARRIEPPPDMARHFAVLLHTTYGEPFVVMLSGKRDEPIGTERAMLYFTLVQLLECLERTFDTGNVAREKLSGREIECLRWAAAGKSSDEIAIILGLSTYTVSSYFKSATRKLDAVNRMQAIARAMRMKLI from the coding sequence ATGAAGGAATCGAATGAACCGGCCTTGCGGCGCGATGCCAACGCAGAGATGGTTTTTGAGATCGATCCGGCATCGGTGCGCACGGAATACGAACTCCTTCGTCTGATGCGGCGGTTGATTGCCCTCTACGGCTTCTCCCATTTCATGATCGCGCGCCTGCCGCTGGCCGAGCAGCAGCGCTTTTCCGAACGTCTGGTGCTGAGCAACTGGCCTTCCGAGCTGGTGCGTCAGTACGATGCCGGTGAGATTTTCCAGACCAGCGCACTTGTCGAGCAACTGCGCCAGACGAAGCTGCCGGTCACCGGCGGCGCGGAGCTTCTGGAGGCTGCGCGTAGAGCTGCGGACCGGGTACCCGCCCGCCGCATCGAGCCTCCTCCCGATATGGCGCGCCACTTCGCCGTGCTTTTGCACACGACCTATGGCGAGCCGTTCGTCGTCATGCTCTCCGGGAAACGGGACGAGCCGATCGGGACGGAAAGGGCGATGCTCTATTTCACCCTGGTGCAACTTCTCGAATGTCTCGAGCGCACCTTCGATACGGGCAATGTGGCGCGCGAAAAACTGTCGGGTCGCGAGATCGAGTGCCTGCGCTGGGCCGCGGCCGGCAAGAGCAGCGATGAAATCGCGATCATTCTCGGCCTCTCGACCTATACGGTGAGCAGCTATTTCAAGAGCGCGACCCGAAAGCTCGATGCCGTCAACCGGATGCAGGCGATTGCCCGCGCCATGCGGATGAAATTGATCTGA
- the ctrA gene encoding response regulator transcription factor CtrA, with the protein MRVLLIEDDSATAQSIELMLKSESFNVYTTDLGEEGVDLGKLYDYDIILLDLNLPDMSGYEVLRTLRLSKVKTPILILSGMAGIEDKVRGLGFGADDYMTKPFHKDELVARIHAIVRRSKGHAQSIISTGELIVNLDAKTVEVGGQRVHLTGKEYQMLELLSLRKGTTLTKEMFLNHLYGGMDEPELKIIDVFICKLRKKLANAAGGANYIETVWGRGYVLREPEGNDYLETA; encoded by the coding sequence ATGCGGGTTCTATTAATCGAAGACGACAGCGCGACAGCTCAAAGTATTGAGCTCATGCTTAAGTCCGAGAGTTTCAACGTCTACACCACCGATCTCGGAGAGGAAGGCGTCGACCTCGGCAAGCTTTATGACTACGACATCATTCTTCTCGACCTGAACCTGCCGGACATGTCCGGTTACGAGGTGTTGAGAACGCTGCGTCTGTCGAAGGTGAAGACCCCGATCCTGATTCTCTCGGGTATGGCCGGGATCGAAGACAAGGTCCGCGGTCTCGGCTTCGGTGCTGACGACTACATGACCAAGCCCTTCCACAAGGACGAGTTGGTGGCACGCATTCATGCGATCGTGCGCCGCTCCAAGGGCCACGCTCAGTCGATCATCTCCACCGGCGAACTGATCGTCAATCTCGACGCCAAGACTGTTGAAGTCGGCGGCCAACGCGTGCATCTGACCGGCAAGGAATACCAGATGCTCGAGCTCCTGTCGTTGCGCAAGGGCACGACGCTGACGAAGGAAATGTTCCTCAACCACCTCTATGGCGGCATGGACGAGCCGGAATTGAAGATCATCGACGTCTTCATCTGCAAGCTGCGCAAGAAGCTCGCGAACGCCGCGGGCGGAGCCAATTATATCGAAACGGTCTGGGGCCGCGGTTACGTGCTGCGCGAACCCGAGGGCAACGACTACCTGGAAACGGCCTGA
- a CDS encoding flagellar export protein FliJ, whose product MKARESLVRLKEFQVREKQRQLTQLQMMMSEFERMTKDLENQIVFEEKKSGISDPSHFAYPTFAKAARQRADNLQVSIRELKAQQDAAELALEEVQAEYAKAAALEERDTTARLRA is encoded by the coding sequence ATGAAAGCACGTGAGAGCCTTGTCCGCCTGAAGGAATTTCAGGTTCGGGAGAAGCAGCGTCAGTTGACCCAGCTTCAGATGATGATGTCTGAGTTCGAGCGAATGACCAAGGATCTGGAAAATCAGATTGTTTTCGAAGAGAAAAAATCGGGGATTTCCGATCCGTCGCACTTTGCCTATCCGACCTTCGCCAAGGCCGCCCGCCAGCGAGCCGATAATCTTCAGGTGTCGATTCGCGAGCTGAAGGCGCAACAGGATGCGGCCGAACTGGCGCTTGAGGAGGTCCAGGCCGAATATGCGAAAGCGGCGGCGCTCGAAGAACGGGACACGACCGCCCGGTTGCGCGCGTGA
- a CDS encoding GNAT family N-acetyltransferase, translating to MEIAHEETKTKGRYTATIEGCTGEMTYSRSSPRLIIVDHTMVPDELRGKGVGQALAKHAIDEARKGGWKIIPLCPFMRAQAMRHPDWQDVIQA from the coding sequence ATGGAGATCGCCCACGAGGAGACGAAGACGAAAGGCCGCTACACGGCAACGATCGAGGGGTGCACGGGCGAGATGACCTATTCCAGGTCGTCGCCGCGCCTTATCATCGTCGATCACACAATGGTACCGGACGAACTGCGCGGTAAGGGCGTGGGCCAGGCGCTTGCCAAGCATGCCATAGACGAGGCCCGAAAAGGCGGCTGGAAAATCATTCCGCTCTGCCCTTTCATGCGCGCGCAGGCCATGCGCCATCCGGATTGGCAGGACGTAATCCAGGCCTGA
- a CDS encoding DUF1153 domain-containing protein, protein MTEMMRPRVKYVIGPDGSPLTIADLPPANTRRWVIRRKAEVVAAVRGGLLSLEEACERYTLTVEEFLSWQSSINDHGLAGLRTTRIQQYRH, encoded by the coding sequence ATGACCGAAATGATGCGACCACGGGTAAAATATGTCATCGGCCCCGATGGCAGTCCTCTGACGATCGCGGATCTGCCGCCGGCCAATACTCGGCGCTGGGTGATCCGCAGGAAGGCGGAGGTGGTCGCCGCGGTGCGCGGCGGCCTTCTGAGCCTCGAAGAGGCATGCGAACGGTACACTCTGACCGTTGAGGAATTTCTTTCCTGGCAATCGTCCATCAACGACCACGGCCTGGCAGGCCTGCGCACCACGCGCATTCAGCAGTATCGCCACTGA